The Lasioglossum baleicum chromosome 12, iyLasBale1, whole genome shotgun sequence genome segment GTGTGCGAACCGACCCGCTCTTCGATAAGTTGGCGTGATTATGTACAATGGTACGACGTTCAGCTCCTGCCCAatctcctgtccatcctgcgaCGATTCGTTCCCCGAAGTCTTCTGATGTCCATCCTCCCAAGTCTCGTTCCTTGACGTCTTCCCGTGTGCATCCTGCGACGTCTCATTCTTCGAGGACTTTCCGTGTGAATCCTCCGTCGTCTCATTCTTCGAGGACTTTCCGTGTGAATCCTCCGACGTCTCATTCCTTGAGGACTTTCCGTGTGAATCCTCCGACGTCTCGTCCCTCACAGTCTTTCCGTGGGCATCCTCCGACGTCTCATTCTTCGAGGACTTTCCGTGTGAATCCTCCGTCGTCTCATTCCTCGAGGACTTTCCGTGTGAATCCTCCGACGTCTCATTCCTCGAGGACTTTCCGTGTGAATCCTCCGTCTTCTCATTCCTCGAGGACTTTCCATGTGAATCCTCCGTCGTCTCATTCCTCGAGGACTTTCCGTGTGAATACTCCGTCGTCTCATTCCTCGAGGACTTTCCATGTGAATCCTCCGTCGTCTCATTCCTCGAGGACTTTCCGTGTGAATCCTCCGTCGTCTCATTCCTCGAGGACTTTCCATGTGAATCCTCCGACGTCTCATTCCTCGAGGACTTTCCGTGTGAATCCTCCGTCGTCTCATTCCTCGAGGACTTTCCGTGTGAATCCTCCTTCGTCTCATTCCTCGAGGACTTTCCGTGTGAATCCTCCTTCGTCTCATTCCTGGAGGACTTTCCGTGTGAATCCTCCGTCGTCTCATTCCTCGAGGACTTTCCCTGTGAATCCTCCGTCGTCTCATTCCTCGAGGACTTTCCGTGTGAATCCTCCTTCGTCTCATTCCTCGAGGACTTTCCGTGTGAATCCTCCTTCGTCTCATTCCTGGAGGACTTTCCGTGTGAATCCTCCGTCGTCTCATTCTTCGAGGTCTTCCCTTGTGCATCCTCCGACGTCTCATTCTTCGAGGAGTTTCCGTGTGAATCCTTCGTCGTCTCATTCCTCGAGGAGTTTCCGTGTGAATCCTCCGTCGTCTCATTCCTCGAGGACTTTCCCTGTGAATCCTCCGTCGTCTCATTCCTCGAGGACTTTCCGTGTGAATCCTCCTTCGTCTCATTCCTCGAGGACTTTCCGTGTGAATCCTCCGACGTCTCATTCCTGGAGGACTTTCCGTGTGAATCCTCCGTCGTCTCATTCTTCGAGGTCTTCCCTTGTGCATCCTCCGACGTCTCGTTCCTCGAGCACTTGCAGTGTGCATCATCCGACGACTCATTCTTCGAGGATTTCCCGTGTGCATCATCCAACGACTCGTTCTTCGAGGTCTTCTCATGTACATCCTGCGACGACTCTTTGTTACAGATGATCTTCTCTTGTGCATCCTGCGACGACTCGATCCTCGAGATCCTCTCGTACACGAATGCCGAGTTCTGATTGATCAGCTCTTGAATCAGCGATGTCGCGATGTTCGAACTCATTGTCAGTCCGTTCGACTCCTGGACTCTGCGGACCGCGCTTCGAATCTGCAAATAGTTTCATTCGAATCATCGTCGTCCGTTTGTCGTGGTTTCGATCGATGAAAACTAGCAAGGGAACACATTCAGTGGTTACAAgccgattttaatgaatctTATGTCACATATAgttcattgaaaaatatttgattgataaaaaaaaacacgagtcaaatatttttcgaagaacTATATCTCGcataagtttcatcaaaatcggtttgTACTGAATATATGTTCCCTAACCGGGTCATACCATTTCTTCTTTCAACTTGGATGTCCTGACACAGCTTTCCACGTCTTCCTGAGAGAAGACCGTGTTCTCGTTGGCCGAGTCGCCCGTGTTCAAGTCGGCCATCAGCGCGAATCGAACACCCAACTGGAAATGATACAGGTAGAACACCACGAATCCACCTATTAGTGCTATCACTCCTATTATCGTGGATGCCTTCATTATACCAGCTACCTGTCGGTCAAACAATTCATAGAATTTACCACGAAATACAAGCTACAGTCGCATACTACATATAGATACGCGCATTATCCTCGATTTACGCGAATTCTTAGTTCCGAGTTCCAAGTTCTGAGTTTCTAATTGTTGAAATATGTCAAAATGAATCTATTGTTTCACTCAAGGATCGATCgatttaatatatgtatagttcagtttatttataaacccgTTAGTTATTTGTTCGATGTAACGTTCAATGCTTTCTAGCCTGAATGATTCTCGATTGGCGTGTGATTTTTAAATCGAATAGACGTATTTTCTGTGTGCTCATAGTTGTGTTAATAAAACTTCAATAAGTCAATTCGTTTGATTAAATACATAATCTAATAAATACATAATCTAATTAAACGAGACGCGAACGCGGTGTCTTTGTTTATCGCTTGCCCTAGCTGCAACGATCAACCAAGGACCGCCTGGTCTAGATACTGGGTACACGTCGCCGaacagtggtcggaaatcggCAAAACGTTGTCAAAATAGGAAGGAGTACTCCAATTTAGTTCAATATTGATACTATGGGATTTTTCGGAGCACTTTATAAATGAAGTACTACTACACAGATTTTTAAACtggggaaaaaaatgttttacttcTGGCAACGATTTCTGTCGAACTCACCAAGTATCAGGACAATTGTATTGTAGTCTTGACGGGATTTGTATACGGAGTACTTCCACGGAACTTCACCGTGTCTTAGGCTTCCGAACGAGACCGAGTGACTCTTGCTCGAAACGTTTTCCACGTATTGAAATCCAAGCATCGTAACACGCGACAGCGTATCAAGCGTTATCGGCGCGCAATTATTTCCAGGGTGGATGTTACGCACAGCAAACAATAGGTACTCTCGTCCGAATGCCACTTAATGGGTTTCAGAATATTGGCTTTTGTTTTAGCTACACCTACTCTTCGCATTAAACTCAATAGCATTTACttgaaccttttttttttattgcgcaTGGTTACAGGAAATTCGTTATCACGCAcgaattaaaattgattttgcctATATGTTTACGGGCAAGGTTAGCAATCTTGCAGCTAGCTATGCACGTGCATACAAGTtggtaatacaaaaatattatagCTAAAACAAAAGCCAATATTCTAAAACCCATTAAGTGGCATTCGGACGAGTACCTATTGTTTGCTGTGCGTAACATCCACCCTGGAAATAATTGCGCGCCGATAACGCTTGATACGCCGTCGCGTGTTACGATGCTTGGATTTCAACACGTGGAGAACGTTTCGAGCAAGAGTCATACGGTCTCGTTCGGAAGCCTAAGACACGGTGAAGTTCCGTGGAAGTACTCCATACACAAACTCCGTCAAAACTACAATACAATTGTCCTGATACTTGGTGAGTTCGACagaaatcgtggccaaaagtaaaacatttttttccccaGTTTAAAAATCGGTGTAGTAGTACTTCATTAATAAAGTGCTCCGAAAAATACCATAGTATCAATATTGAACTAAATTGGAGTACTACTTCCTATTTTGACCACGTTTTCCCGATTTCCGACCACTGCTCGGCGACGTGTTCCCAGTATCTAGACCAGACGGTCCTTGGTTGATCGTTGCAGCTAGGGCAAGCGATAAACAAAGACACCGCGTCCGCGTCTCGTTTAATTCGAAACTCAGAACTTGGAACTCGGAACTCGAAACGGCATTAACATTTTTGCAGGCTTATCGAAGCGAAGGGGCGCGCGTGAATCGCCGGAAGCGTGTATCTTATCGTTTCCCTTCGCAGCCACACGTATAAAATGTTTCCTAATTAAATCTGCGTTCCAAGCGACTTCCTTGCACGAGCgccattaattttcaattaaatttcgATGATCGTTTATCGCGAACGAACCTCGCTAGCCTCGATACACCGACGCGACGCTTATTTTTTCGTTCGACGATCAAACGTGAAACACGAGTAGCAACTAATCGCAACGACCGTTCATTCTATATTCGTATACAGCAAGTCCGTAATTCGTTCCAGCGATTTCCGCGGAAGTTGAAACCCGAATATTGCCTGAACGCCAGCGTGAATGCGCCAAATAAGTTattgttatcactagactgcggatctttatgcaaaataaagaatgtttg includes the following:
- the LOC143214130 gene encoding uncharacterized protein LOC143214130 translates to MKASTIIGVIALIGGFVVFYLYHFQLGVRFALMADLNTGDSANENTVFSQEDVESCVRTSKLKEEMIRSAVRRVQESNGLTMSSNIATSLIQELINQNSAFVYERISRIESSQDAQEKIICNKESSQDVHEKTSKNESLDDAHGKSSKNESSDDAHCKCSRNETSEDAQGKTSKNETTEDSHGKSSRNETSEDSHGKSSRNETKEDSHGKSSRNETTEDSQGKSSRNETTEDSHGNSSRNETTKDSHGNSSKNETSEDAQGKTSKNETTEDSHGKSSRNETKEDSHGKSSRNETKEDSHGKSSRNETTEDSQGKSSRNETTEDSHGKSSRNETKEDSHGKSSRNETKEDSHGKSSRNETTEDSHGKSSRNETSEDSHGKSSRNETTEDSHGKSSRNETTEDSHGKSSRNETTEYSHGKSSRNETTEDSHGKSSRNEKTEDSHGKSSRNETSEDSHGKSSRNETTEDSHGKSSKNETSEDAHGKTVRDETSEDSHGKSSRNETSEDSHGKSSKNETTEDSHGKSSKNETSQDAHGKTSRNETWEDGHQKTSGNESSQDGQEIGQELNVVPLYIITPTYRRAGRFAHLINVAHSLLHVENIHWLVIDDATEEDSLVIEYLERTGLEYHYMTAPMPDVYRYSRAKLLRGVSNRNRGIEWIRANATEGVLYFADDDNFYDMRLFDEIRRTQRVSMFPVGRPLTSYGLRTPILEDGEFMGFHHEEALAQKFAVDNAGYAVNIDFLRQRPNAIIPYTRFVANGFLKSLAPFEPVEVEFLADECTKIFVWGTQDVKKKKLLRAPRPLNMTMYRDTNIVDLNKLLI